Proteins encoded in a region of the Onthophagus taurus isolate NC chromosome 10, IU_Otau_3.0, whole genome shotgun sequence genome:
- the LOC111421911 gene encoding probable cytochrome P450 6a20: MEVFIFALLTLTSLVYYYYKKSFQYWEKKGVAQIKPSFPFGNIENPMTSKGGTVMNLADLHKQFKAKGEKIGGIYAGATPMLLIVDPEWVKNIVSKDFNYFNSHAAVFDEKDEPLEAHLFNLEGARWKDMRVKMTPTFTSGKMKMMFDILLVCGNQLEEFIDSTKKDLDIKEILACFTTDVIGSCAFGLECNSFKNPNAEFRSHGRKLFESSLKFRLRNVLTMISPTLVKSLKLHFTDKCSSKFFRGVVKDTFEYRKSKNVTRNDFMQLLINMEQTAKENNKSTYSIDEMAAQAFVFFLAGFETSSTTMTFCLYELAHHQDIQDKLRKEINETIKKHGGKLTYDAIMDMKYMEQVINETLRMYPPVHTLPRLCTQTYTLPNGSTIEKGTNVFISLIGLQRDEEYFPEPNKFNPDRFSDENRRNITPYTFLPFGEGPRICIGLRFGMMQTKVGLSLILKNYKVSPHESLSYPMEFDNQSVILSSKGKIMLKHERV, from the exons atggaAGTCTTTATATTTGCGTTATTAACATTAACCTCtttggtttattattattacaaaaaatcgtttcaatATTGGGAGAAAAAAGGAGTTGCCCAAATCAAACCAAGTTTTCCATTCGGAAACATCGAGAACCCAATGACAAGTAAAGGAGGAACCGTAATGAATTTGGCAGACTTGcacaaacaatttaaagctAAAGGAGAAAAAATCGGTGGGATTTACGCCGGGGCCACCCCAATGCTTCTCATCGTCGACCCAGAATGGGTAAAAAACATCGTAAgtaaagattttaattactttaatagCCACGCTGCTGTTTTCGACGAAAAAGATGAGCCGTTAGAAGCGCATCTTTTCAATTTAGAAGGCGCGAGGTGGAAAGATATGAGAGTTAAAATGACCCCAACTTTTACCTCgggaaaaatgaaaatgatgtTCGACATTTTATTAGTATGCGGAAATCAACTCGAAGAATTCATCGATTCCaccaaaaaagatttagatataaaagaaattttagccTGCTTCACCACCGACGTAATCGGATCTTGCGCTTTCGGACTTGAATGTAACAGCTTTAAAAACCCCAACGCTGAATTTAGAAGTCATGGAAGAAAATTATTCGAATCTAGCCTCAAATTTCGATTAAGAAACGTCCTCACGATGATCTCTCCAACACttgtaaaaagtttaaaacttcATTTCACCGATAAATGTTCGTCGAAATTTTTCCGGGGTGTTGTAAAAGATACTTTTGAATATAGGAAATCTAAAAATGTTACGCGAAACGATTTTATGCAACTTTTAATCAACATGGAACAAACTgccaaagaaaataacaagTCTACATACTCCATAGATGAAATGGCCGCCCAAgctttcgttttctttttggCTGGATTTGAGACGTCTTCGACCACGATGACTTTTTGTTTATACGAGTTAGCCCATCATCAAGATATTCAAGATAAGCttcgaaaagaaattaatgaaaccATTAAAAAGCACGGTGGAAAATTAACTTACGATGCGATTATGGATATGAAATACATGGAGCAAGTGATTAATGAAACTTTAAGAATGTATCCACCAGTTCATACTCTCCCAAGACTTTGCACTCAAACTTACACACTTCCGAATGGATCGACCATCGAAAAAGGTACAAATGTGTTTATAAGTTTAATAGGTTTGCAAAGAGATGAGGAATATTTCCCCGAACCGAATAAATTCAACCCGGATCGGTTTTCTGATGAAAATAGACGAAATATCACTCCGTATACTTTCCTTCCATTCGGGGAAGGACCAAGAATTTGTATTG gtcTACGTTTTGGAATGATGCAAACTAAAGTTggattaagtttaattttgaaaaattacaaagtatCTCCTCATGAATCTCTTAGTTATCCCATGGAGTTTGATAATCAATCTGTTATTTTATCGTCAAAAGGAAAAATTATGCTCAAACATGAAAGAGTGTAA
- the LOC111421912 gene encoding protein obstructor-E-like, with protein MAVKFNFLLLFCFAGFVVGANRKTPPSRQPIRDEEILLDQECPEPEGFFADTEQCDKYYDCRDGVATPKLCDDGLVFNDFSADYEKCDLPFNIDCSHRPKMQQPQPSQHCPRKHGYFAHEQKNVCDKFYYCVDGKFNMITCPNGLVYNERAGICSWPDEAKREGCTSEEVFQFECQKVNETVGLTHPRYADPEDCQFFYVCINGNVPRRNGCKLGQVFDDVKKTCSWPRLVPECKDWYKGQFTDEELAALENPPTAKPRPIRRKGVKRPVQEE; from the exons ATGGctgttaaatttaactttttactCCTCTTCTGCTTTGCag gtTTTGTTGTTGGAGCAAACAGAAAAACCCCACCATCCCGCCAACCAATTAGAGATGAAGAAATTCTTCTTGATCAGGAATGCCCCGAACCCGAAGGATTTTTCGCCGACACCGAACAATGTGATAAATACTACGATTGCAGAGATGGGGTTGCAACCCCTAAATTATGCGACGATGGGCTagtttttaacgattttagtGCTGATTATGAGAAATGTGATTTACCCTTTAACATTGATTGTTCACATAGACCCAAAATGC aacaACCACAACCAAGCCAACATTGCCCAAGAAAACACGGTTATTTCGCACacgaacaaaaaaatgtttgcgacaaattttattattgcgTCGATGGTAAATTTAATATGATAACGTGCCCTAATGGATTAGTTTATAATGAAAGAGCTGGAATTTGTTCTTGGCCCGATGAGGCTAAGAGGGAAGGATGTACATCTGAgg aggTTTTCCAATTTGAATGCCAGAAAGTTAACGAAACCGTTGGATTAACACATCCAAGGTACGCAGATCCTGAAGATTGCCAATTTTTCTATGTTTGTATAAATGGAAATGTACCAAGAAGAAACGGTTGCAAATTAGGACAAGTTTTTGATGATGTTAAGAAGACGTGTAGTTGGCCCAGACTTGTTCCGGaatg CAAAGATTGGTATAAAGGCCAATTCACCGATGAAGAATTAGCAGCTTTGGAGAACCCCCCCACTGCGAAACCACGACCAATTCGCAGGAAAGGCGTTAAAAGACCAGTACAAGaggaataa